The genomic stretch TAAGGCGAGGGATGGAACAAGGATAAGGGAAGATTTTAGAGCACGGAGCAGAGATAGGGACGAGGGAGGGATACCCaaccccgttgccatcccttaGTTGGGATGCCATTAGGATGAGGTTTAGATCTAGATCTAATTATAATTTATATGAGATAATTTAGGCATACAAACAATATAAGTGGAGACTCAACCCACCCTATCCATTAGGATACCtcaattatctcaaataataatTCGCTTGTATCATAgacacattttccaacccacctttttatattttcaaccacctttttatctcacatacatcacatcataaaatgtgctacagtaattattccaaataatatttcaaataatacactatccaaacactccCAGTAGCGTTTTTGACACACTCAATGTATGTACATATTTGTTTAATGCATATATTGTTAGTATAAGCTTGAaaaatgtttttcatttttgtgtgTGTCTTAGCAGTTTGAAGGAAGTTTTCTACTTATACTAAATATCACtaagacaaaaaaaattgagaagtaGAGAAGTgagtaaaaaaaagaaaaaagaacagaGGTGCATCAATTAAAGTACTgaagaatgatattttagacattttatgtgataaaaaattttaacacaAAAGAATATTCACACTTTATATAAAGAGGGATATGAAGACACATTAAACACTAAATGACTTTAATGTTAACTATTTGTTTGCAAGGCCTACCAAATTTTTAAGCCTTCCAAATTTTTAAACTTTCCctaattttcagttttgacTATACAATGTTCAAAAGGAAAGATCATGTCCCAGAACTGTTGACTATTTAGATTCACTCGTTTTCAAAAATACATATGCAAATAACACTAAAAAAATACCTAAGATAGAGTTAAAATTGCCTAaaaacacaacaaaaacaacaaaacataGCAATACACACTCTATCAAGACACAATTAAGCACTAAATGACTTTAATGTTAACTATTTGTTTGCAACAACAAAACATATCAAAACACACTTAAACACTAAATGACTTTAATATTAACTATTTGTTTGCAAGGCCTACCAAATTTTTAAGTTTTCCCTAACTTTCAATTTTAAGCATacaaagttcaaaaagaaaGATTATGTCCAAGAACTGTTGACTATCTGGATTCATTTGTTTTCAAAAATATACTTGcaaataacattaaaaaaaaacctaaGATACAGTTAAAATGGCATGAAgcaccaccaaaaaaaaaaaaaaacaacaacaacagcaATAACAACAAAACATATCAATACACGCTCCATCACCATTCCCTTTGTACGCCTTTCCTTAATCCTTGCTTAATTCCCATTGTCCTTAACCTTCTCCCTTCTTGCACTGAAGAGCCGAGGAGGGCCGAGGTGAGCGCGCACAACACTCTTTCCCAATCCGAAATTCTCTTTATTGCGTCTCTTTCAATCTCGTAGTGTAGCGCCTTTTTCTTTCACACCACCTCATGGGTAGGAGATTAAAGGTTCTAGCTTTGTCTCCCACCACTTGCCATTACATGTGACTTGTCACTTTAAATCCATACTAGTGTGTAGTGTGAGGATGGTCATCTCGGCTCGCGTAAGACGAGGCCATTCTTCGCTCCAGAATTGTGGTACTCACGCTGTAGCCACCTCGACTTCAAATCACATATTGATAACCGAGGTGATCCCGCCTTAGTTGTCACCTCGAGCTATCTTCTGGCTAATCACAACCGAAGTCATGACCAAGGACCTCGCGGCCAAACAGCGAGGGATATGACCCCTGACACACTGATGACCTCTGACACACTGGTGATGTCTGACTCTGATAACTATTTTGACACACTGCCTCCTGCACAGGGTAGTCAAATCCATGCGATACGCTGTCTCCATCAGATGTCTAGGGACCTGGACCAACAGTCCCTCCCTCCAAATTGTCTCCTATAAATACTGGGACCTTCCACTAGAAAAGGGGGACGGATCTCTGGTAAAATGAcaaagaaatttccagcaagtCTCATACATTGATATCTCATTCCGAACTAACTTAAGTTTCGGAGCTACATCGGGGGACCCAGCCCCTCTTCTTATAATCTAAGCAGGTGATCCGGGTGAAGTGGTTTCTCTGGACAGGAGCACCCACAAGCAACCCGAGGCTACTAGTCCGgtcaaaaatcacctcttcaattggcgccaTCTGTGGGAACCCGAGAATATCTTAGAATGAAGCCCACGCGTTCTAGGAGAAGAAAGGCTCTCACCATTGGAGCTGATTCTAATGCTGTAGCTCAACAGGAAAATGTCTCAGAAGGACAAGAGTCCCCAGAGACTCGGTCTGCAAACGAAAAAATCATGACCCGTATGACTGAGTTTGTAAATGAGAATCTTAACATCTTCGAATAGTTGGGTAGATATTTTAAGAGGCAAGGCAAACAAAAGGCCAAGTCCTCTAAAAGGAAATCAGATGGGTCCCCCAAAGGTCCATCCGATGAAGAATCCGAAGGAAGGCACTCTTTCAGGAGCACCCCGAAGCAAGCCTCTTCTAAGGCTGCTTCCAGAATTGCCTCCATAACTAAGGCATTCTCGCGGGGTTTGCTGGGGAAGCGAGTTGAGGAAGAACCTCGGCATTTGGGAAGGCCAGGAGTGGATTACATGAGGACTCCACCTTTCACGGATGACATCAATGAGGAAAGGCTTCCCCCGAACTTCAAACTCCCCTCAATACCTTCTTACGATGGCCGAGGCGATCCTGAAGACCATATTCATGCCTTCATCTCAACTTTCCGATTATATTGCATTCCCAACCCAATCATCTATCGGGCTTTTCCAGTATTCCTCCAAGGGATTGCTTGAAAATGGTTCTGAGGTTTAGAACCTAGGAGCATATCCACCCTAGGGGAACTAGTGGAGAGATTTTTTCACCGATTTGTATCCTCCAGACTGACGACCAGGACCTCGGCTTACCTGCTGACCATACAGCAGAATCCGAGAGAGTCACTTCGGTCCTATGTACAAAGGTTTTACGagaaaagcatgcaaatacCTGATCCCAATGAGCAGGTAACAATAGCTACCTTTACCCACGAGGTCGTTGCGGGGGTGTTTAACACTGGGATACAAAAGAAGTATCCTCGCACGCTCCAGGAGCTCTGGTTGAAGATCGAAAAAGGCATACAGGCCAAGGAACTCAAAAAAGAGGTCCAAACAGCTCGCTCGAGAACTGATTCCCGAAGGAAGAAGGAAACCAACCGAAATGAGACAGGTACCGCTAGCGGTTTCCAAACCCCCAACCGGAATCGCCGAAATGTGTTTGATAGAATAGCCAAGGGGAAGTCACATATCCTTGATTCTGAGCTAACTCCTTTAAACACCACCCGATCCCGAGTGCTCTCCGTAATGGAGCAGAATAACCTCGAGCGTGCCCCCCCCCCCCGAAAATGTACGGAAACAGGGAGAAGAGGAACTCCAACCTCTACTGCCTGTACCACCGGGACATCGGACACGAGACGGAAGACTGTAACTACCTCAAAAGAGAAATAGAGTACCTAATCAAGCAGGGGCACTTGAAGCAGTTCATCCACCAAGCTGGAGGTCGTCAACGAACTGATTCTCTTCACGAGAGCCGAGGTGATCAACAGCGAGATGACTGGCGGAGGTCGAGAAGTAACTGCCGACCCCCTGAGCATCCTAGGGAGACGAGAAGGTCTCCCCGGGATGGGTCATCGGGTCATGAGTTAGGATACGGGCCAAACATTGCCGGGATCATCAACACCATTGCCGGAGGTCCGACTGGAGGAGACAGCCAAAACTCCCGAAAGAGAACCTACAGGCAGGGTAACCCCGACCAGGTCGAGCCGAGCTCTTGCTTATCCGAGGTGATATCGTACGGTCCCAGTGACCCAGTCCCCGCTGCTTCCAGCAGCCATGAACCTCTGGTGATTGAAGTGTTCTCCAACAACTACATAGTTAAGAAGGTGTATGTTGACCCAAGGAGTTCGGTAGACGTCATGTATCTCCGGACTTTTGACAGCTTGAAGCTAACCAAGGAGTAGCTAACCCACGTGAGGACCCCCCTGGTAGGGTTCGGGGGACATGTAGTGCACCCTGAAGGGATGGTCACGTTAATGGTGACTGTGGGACATCACCCCCGCTGTCGTACAATTCCCGTCAACTTTATTGTGGTCAAAATTGACTCTCCCTACAACCTACTCATGGGCCGACCTACACTTAATACTCTGCGTGCAGTATATTCCACGTATCATCtaagtttcaaattttcaacttCAGCGGGCATCGTCGAGGTGAGTAGTGATGTTTGTGCGACGTGAGAGTGTTATCTCGCCACCCTGCAAGCCGCCTCTTCCTCGACCTCCGAGTTGAGGTCCGAAAGAAGGTTCAATATCCTCTCAATCGACTGTATAGATCCTTAGCAGACCGGGAAGCCGAAGAGGCTGGAGACCGGTGATGAGGTAAAGGATGTCCTCTTGGACCTCTCAAGGCCCGACCAGATTGTCCGCGTCGGCATCCATCTGCCTGACACACTGAAGAGGTAGATGGTGGACATCCTTAGGGAGTTTCGGGATATTTTTGATTGGATTGCCGAGAAAGTTAGAGGAGTGCCACACTACCTCATGGTGCACGAGTTGAATGTTGATCCTCAAGCACGTCCAATTGAATAAAAGAGAATGCACTTCGACCCCGAGCGCAGTAAAGCGGTAGGTGAGAAGGTGGACAAGCTCCTACCTGCAAAAATAATCAAGGAAGTGCAATACTTGACCTGGTTATC from Coffea eugenioides isolate CCC68of chromosome 8, Ceug_1.0, whole genome shotgun sequence encodes the following:
- the LOC113780831 gene encoding uncharacterized protein LOC113780831 encodes the protein MYGNREKRNSNLYCLYHRDIGHETEDCNYLKREIEYLIKQGHLKQFIHQAGGRQRTDSLHESRGDQQRDDWRRSRSNCRPPEHPRETRRSPRDGSSGHELGYGPNIAGIINTIAGGPTGGDSQNSRKRTYRQGNPDQVEPSSCLSEVISYGPSDPVPAASSSHEPLVIEVFSNNYIVKKVYVDPRSSVDVMYLRTFDSLKLTKE